The Catenulispora sp. GP43 DNA window TCGCCATGGACGCCCCCGGCGGGCCGACGCTGTCCGTCATCGACCCGTACGGCAACATCCTGCGATTCGCGCAGCCCGGCTAGGCCGGGTCCCCCGCGGCCCGCGAGAGCCGCGTGAACGACATCCGCCAGTTGTGCACCCACGTCTGGCCGCCGTCGAAGGAGAACGCCTGCTCCCACTGCGCGCTGTCGGCGTCGAACACGTCCCAGTCGAAGCGCACCTCGATCGGCTTGCCGGCCACCGCGTCAGTGCCGTGGAACACCCCGTGCGTGCCCGTCCATCGTCCGACGACCGGCGGGTCGAGGTGGCCGGGGGCCGCGGTGGAGGTCCAATAGATGCTCCACTGGCCGGCCTCGGGGTCGAACAGGCGCAGCGACATGCCCTGGAAGCTGCTGCCGTCGGGCATCTTGTCGATGGTCAGGTTGTCGACGTTGCCCAGGACGCCGAGGGTCTGGCGCATCCACTGCACGCCGTCGAACTCCACCCACTCGGTGCACTCCGGGTCGGCCATGGCGGCGAGCTTGCGGTGGTGGACGTTCCAGGTGCCGGCCAGGAAGTCGAAGTCGTGGCGGCCGTCGTCGATCAGGTTCTCGCTCGTGGTCATGACTCCACGATGGACCCCCTCCCCTGACATCTCTTGTCAGTGATCTGCCGGAACTTTCGAAGGATCGAGGCATCGAAGGATCTTGCGCTCGGCCCACGCCGCATCCTATCTTCTCGATGTATCGAACCGATACATCGAGAAGATACAAAGGAGCCTGTGCGATGCGACGGACGAACTACGACACGGAGCAGTACCAGGACTACGCACGCGGCCGCGCCCTCACCGAGGAGCAGATGCGAACGTGGATCGAGGCCTTCAGCGCCCTGCTGCCCAAGGGACGCCCGCTGGCCGGACTGGACGTCGGCTCCGGGACCGGCCGGTTCACCCCGGCGCTGGCCGGCGCCTTCGGACCGGTGACCGGGATCGAGCCGTCCGTGCGCATGCGCGAAGTGGCGCAGTCACAGTCCCAGCACCCTGACGTCCGCTACCTGGCCGGCTCCGCCGAGGACATCCCGGTGCCCACCGACAGTGCCGACTACGCCGTCCTGCTGCTGTGCTGGCACCACGTCCAGGACAAGCCGAAGGCGGCACGCGAACTAGCCCGGG harbors:
- a CDS encoding class I SAM-dependent methyltransferase — encoded protein: MRRTNYDTEQYQDYARGRALTEEQMRTWIEAFSALLPKGRPLAGLDVGSGTGRFTPALAGAFGPVTGIEPSVRMREVAQSQSQHPDVRYLAGSAEDIPVPTDSADYAVLLLCWHHVQDKPKAARELARVVRPGGRLIIRSGYGDQMPWIWWLEHFPNGFEKDAVLFPPLHEVIETFTSSGWRVRTFGPVTEPSPGTYREMLERLRLRTHTIFGHFTPEETATGFEALERAVAADPDAPAPAEPATLLSFERR